Below is a window of Pseudarthrobacter equi DNA.
GCGGGCAGGAGGGCCCGCGCCGCTTCGGTGGACAGCTCGAAGTCCGGGACAGCCACAATGGGAACCACTGTTCCGGCCACCTCGGCGCGGGTGCTGCTGTACTGGTCACTGTCCTGCCATGACAGCGCCAGTCCGCCATAAATCGCCGGTGCGACGTTGTCCGGGTGGCCTTCCATCTCGCTGGTGAGCTGCAGGATCCAGTCCCGGCCGCGCCGGCTTTCCGCTGGAACCATGGCATTCGCGGCAGACACTGCTGCAACCACTGCCGACGCGGAGGAGCCCAGCCCCCTGCCGTGCGGGTTGACGTTCTGGGCCGTCACCTTCAGGCCGCCGTGGCGGAAGCCGAGCCGTTCGAAGGCCGCATCCATTGCCCGGATCACCAGGTGGCTGGCATCCCGCGGCAGGGTATCTGCCCCTTCGCCGCTCAGGTCGAAGACCAGTTCCTCCGTGTCCAGGCTCTCCACCGTCAGGGTGTCGTGCAGGGCCAGTGCCATTCCGAGGCTGTCATATCCCGGGCCCAGGTTGGCCGTGGTGGCCGGGACCCGGACCGTGACGCGCTGGCCGGCCTTAATGAGTTGCAGTCCGACGGCGGCCTGCGAGGTGGCGTTCAAGGCTATTTTTCTTCCAGTCCCAGTTCAGCAGCAACAGTAACGACGTCGTTGGAGACCTTTACCGGCTGGACGTCGCTGCCGTCCTCGGTGCGCAGCGCCCACTGGGGATCCTTGAGCCC
It encodes the following:
- the thrB gene encoding homoserine kinase; protein product: MNATSQAAVGLQLIKAGQRVTVRVPATTANLGPGYDSLGMALALHDTLTVESLDTEELVFDLSGEGADTLPRDASHLVIRAMDAAFERLGFRHGGLKVTAQNVNPHGRGLGSSASAVVAAVSAANAMVPAESRRGRDWILQLTSEMEGHPDNVAPAIYGGLALSWQDSDQYSSTRAEVAGTVVPIVAVPDFELSTEAARALLPASVGHHAAAMNSGRAALLVHALTRDPGFLLAGTEDYLHQSYRASAMRPSAALIGALRQAGHAAVVSGAGPTVLVLANGEPEAADILAFITAFTGANTPEVNWRVLKLAVDVEGAKVDVHRR